The following proteins come from a genomic window of Lolium rigidum isolate FL_2022 chromosome 5, APGP_CSIRO_Lrig_0.1, whole genome shotgun sequence:
- the LOC124652458 gene encoding ADP-ribosylation factor 1-like, which yields MGLSFSSLFGALFAKKEMRILMVGLDAAGKTTILYKLKLGEIVTTIPTIGFNVETVEYKNISFTVWDVGGQDKIRPLWRHYFQNTQGLIFVVDSNDRDRIAEARDELHRMLNEDELRNAVLLVFANKQDLPNAMNAAEITDKLGLHSLRQRHWYIQSACATSGEGLYEGLDWLSSNIASKS from the exons ATGGGGCTCTCCTTCTCGTCGCTCTTCGGGGCGCTGTTCGCCAAGAAGGAGATGCGGATCCTCATGGTCGGCCTCGACGCCGCCGGCAAGACCACCATCCTCTACAAGCTCAAGCTCGGCGAGATCGTCACCACCATCCCCACCATCG GGTTCAACGTGGAGACTGTTGAGTACAAGAACATCAGCTTCACCGTTTGGGATGTCGGGGGCCAGGACAAG ATAAGGCCTTTGTGGAGGCACTACTTCCAGAACACTCAGGGCCTTATCTTTGTTGTTGACAGCAACGACAGAGATCGTATTGCTGAGGCGAGAGATGAGCTCCACAGAATGCTGAATGAG GATGAGCTGCGCAATGCTGTATTGCTTGTTTTTGCTAACAAGCAAGACCTTCCCAATGCCATGAATGCTGCTGAAATAACAGATAAACTTGGTCTCCACTCTCTGCGTCAGCGACACTG GTATATTCAGAGTGCTTGTGCTACAAGTGGGGAGGGTCTGTATGAAGGGCTGGACTGGCTCTCCAGCAACATAGCCAGCAAG TCATGA
- the LOC124652457 gene encoding bifunctional aspartokinase/homoserine dehydrogenase 1-like, which yields MPQAQARSVLPVVLLGCGGVGRHLLRHIVSCRPLHANQGVAIRVVGVADSSSLLVADDVRASGLDDALLSDLCAAKSAGSPLSSLLSRGHCQVFNKPEAMGKVIDAATMLGRTTGLVLVDCSATNDTVALLTDAVSHGCCVVLANKKPLTCAYEDYEKLTSHFRQIRFESTVGAGLPVIASVTRIIASGDPISRIVGSLSGTLGYVMSELEDGKRFSEVVKTAKSLGYTEPDPRDDLSGMDVARKALILARLLGQQISMENINVESLYPSELGSEVMSTTDFLESGLAQLDEKIEERVKAASLRGNVLRYVCVIGDTGCQVGLQEVPKDSALGRLRGSDNVVEIYSRCYESSPLVIQGAGAGNDTTAAGVLADIIDLQDLFRLA from the exons ATGCCGCAGGCGCAGGCGAGGTCGGTCCTGCCGGTCGTGCTCCTCGGCTGCGGCGGCGTcggccgccacctcctccgccacATCGTCTCCTGCCGCCCGCTCCACGCCAACCAG GGCGTCGCCATCCGGGTGGTGGGCGTCGCGGACAGCTCCTCCCTGCTCGTCGCCGACGACGTCCGCGCCAGCGGCCTCGATGACGCGCTCCTCAGCGACCTCTGCGCCGCCAAGTCCGCCGGCTCGCCCCTGTCGTCCCTGCTCTCTCGCG GGCATTgtcaggtgttcaacaagccagagGCCATGGGGAAAGTCATCGACGCCGCTACCATGCTTGGGAGGACCACAG GTCTGGTGCTAGTTGATTGTTCTGCAACGAATGATACGGTTGCTCTGCTGACGGATGCCGTGAGCCATGGATGCTGCGTTGTATTGGCTAACAAGAAACCTCTTACATGTGCCTAT GAGGATTATGAAAAGTTGACCTCCCACTTCCGTCAGATAAGATTTGAATCTACT GTAGGAGCAGGTTTGCCTGTAATAGCTTCTGTGACCCGCATTATTGCATCTGGAGATCCAATTTCTCGAATTGTTGGCAGCCTTAGTG GTACGCTTGGCTACGTGATGAGTGAGCTGGAGGATGGAAAAAGATTTAGTGAAGTTGTGAAAACTGCCAAGTCTCTTGGTTATACAGAACCTG ATCCACGTGATGATCTCAGTGGGATGGATGTGGCTAGAAAG GCACTGATCCTAGCTAGGCTTCTCGGGCAACAGATCAGCATGGAGAATATCAAT GTTGAGAGTTTATATCCAAGTGAGTTAGGATCCGAGGTTATGTCCACAACGGACTTCCTTGAAAGTGGATTGGCACAACTTGATGAGAAGATTGAAGAAAGAGTGAAGGCAGCATCATTGAGAGGAAATGttcttcgatatgtatgtgtcaTTGGAGACACAGG GTGCCAAGTGGGCCTTCAAGAGGTGCCAAAAGATTCTGCATTGGGGAGATTGAGGGGAAGTGACAATGTG GTGGAGATATATAGCAGATGCTATGAGAGCTCCCCGCTGGTGATCCAGGGTGCAGGAGCCGGGAACGACACCACCGCCGCAGGAGTTCTTGCTGATATAATTGATCTACAGGATCTTTTCCGGTTGGCTTAG
- the LOC124656397 gene encoding probable inactive serine/threonine-protein kinase bub1: MAAAAAADQQHGRVDKDKEKELLSSVVDDIRCYSGSDPLRPWLRGIRRLEGALPPATLREKLPRFLQKCAEEFQDEPRYRDDPRYLRVWIQMMDYVKDAKPLLKKLERNRIGLKRAAFYMAYALYYEKRRRFQDAEKMYRVGIQILAEPIEELQKSHDQFIYRMELYQKRKDKLQEGMPSRVKPLGTCANQVEGQRRNCTELKSNPMQKLGSASNSSLCRYPSVGHAKDGVLSRGTSGDNKYLPRCNSDDTVVVRFVGSALVGKSETEDACHHGLVEPTINMKEAMQDINSMFLEPVEPETMLKKRSKRGQPKFNQQAGALHIFVDEEQPNSNEPSILHDKNAKSDHPMFNQQASAFDIFVDEDGPNDNNQNVGRNRNSNKENNQKTTGLGIFIDENGPKGNGQNAMCHKNTRGPPRPLRESSRQQDLGDFQKPFVGGFAIFADDEDEQCENNYDGSRINSRSGHSAHNKDTLLHPEQANSETRNGEYENPLMTGLGEDTIIHRFVGSAVVDEPKVENACHHGLVDPTINLKEAMDDINNMFGKPLNFKDGKRLNRKTNAVPERKAAPISGFSILSDDDLSNNPAAKDKHISGFSILSDDDLRKDSAAKLKPNNSCKFGSESGLFEPTITTRDVMSEINDMFGMSLDF, from the exons atggccgccgccgccgccgccgaccagcAGCACGGCCGCGTCGACAAGGACAAGGAGAAGGAGCTCCTCTCGTCGGTGGTGGACGACATCCGCTGCTACTCCGGCTCCGACCCCCTCCGCCCATGGCTCAG GGGGATCCGGAGGCTGGAGGGGGCGCTGCCGCCGGCGACGCTGCGGGAGAAGCTGCCGAGGTTCCTCCAGAAGTGCGCCGAGGAGTTCCAGGACGAGCCCCGCTACCGCGACGACCCGCGGTACCTCCGCGTCTGGATCCAGATG ATGGACTACGTGAAGGATGCAAAGCCATTGCTGAAGAAGTTGGAGAGGAACAGGATCGGACTCAAGAGAGCTGCGTTTTATATGGCTTACGCGTTATATTATGAGAAGCGTAGGAGGTTTCAGGATGCAGAGAAGATGTACCGCGTGGGAATCCAAAT CCTTGCAGAGCCTATCGAGGAGTTACAGAAATCACATGATCAGTTTATCTATCGAATGGAATTATACCAGAAGAGGAAAGATAAA CTGCAGGAAGGAATGCCTAGCAGAGTTAAGCCACTTGGTACATGTGCAAACCAAGTTGAAG GCCAAAGAAGAAATTGTACAGAACTGAAGTCCAATCCAATGCAAAAATTGGGAAGCGCTTCGAATTCTTCATTGTGTCGTTATCCTTCAGTAGGTCATGCTAAAGATGGTGTGCTATCGAGAGGCACCTCAGGCGATAACAAGTATTTGCCTCGCTGTAATAGTGATGACACTGTAGTTGTACGATTTGTGGGCTCTGCATTGGTTGGAAAGTCAGAAACTGAAGATGCTTGTCATCATGGCCTTGTTGAACCAACTATAAACATGAAGGAGGCTATGCAGGATATCAATAGCATGTTTCTAGAGCCAGTGGAACCAGAGACAATGCTAAAGAAGCGCTCAAAGCGTGGTCAACCAAAGTTTAATCAGCAGGCAGGAGCACTTCAtatctttgtcgatgaagaacaaCCTAACAGTAATGAGCCAAGCATTCTCCATGACAAGAATGCAAAGTCAGATCATCCAATGTTCAATCAACAAGCAAGTGCATTTGATatatttgttgatgaagatggtcctAATGATAACAACCAAAATGTGGGCCGAAACAGGAATAGTAACAAGGAAAACAATCAGAAAACTACTGGGTTGGGAATCTTTATTGATGAAAATGGGCCGAAGGGCAATGGCCAAAATGCCATGTGCCACAAGAACACGAGGGGTCCTCCGAGACCATTGCGTGAGTCATCAAGACAGCAGGACCTAGGTGACTTTCAAAAGCCATTTGTGGGAGGGTTTGCAATATTcgctgatgatgaagatgaacaatGTGAGAACAATTATGACGGTTCTAGGATAAATTCCAGAAGTGGGCATTCTGCTCACAATAAGGATACTTTGCTCCATCCAGAACAAGCTAATTCAGAAACAAGAAATGGGGAATATGAGAATCCTTTAATGACTGGACTTGGAGAAGACACAATCATTCATAGATTTGTCGGATCTGCTGTTGTTGATGAGCCTAAAGTGGAAAATGCATGCCATCATGGGTTAGTTGATCCAACTATTAATCTGAAGGAGGCTATGGATGATATAAATAACATGTTTGGCAAACCACTGAACTTCAAGGATGGTAAAAGACTGAACAGGAAAACCAATGCTGTACCAGAGAGAAAAGCAGCTCCCATTTCTGGTTTCTCCATATTATCTGATGATGACCTTAGCAACAACCCTGCTGCTAAAGACAAACACATTTCTGGTTTCTCCATATTatctgatgatgatcttagaaAAGACTCTGCTGCTAAACTGAAACCCAATAATTCCTGTAAATTTGGATCTGAGAGTGGTCTATTTGAGCCAACTATTACCACCCGCGATGTTATGTCGGAGATCAATGATATGTTTGGAATGTCACTTGACTTCTAA